The Streptomyces capitiformicae genome contains the following window.
CAGTTCCAGCAGCTCGGCCATGGCCGCACTGCCCGCCATGTCCCGCACCTGGAGCTGATAACGGGCGGTCGTCCGGTACGTGCCCCCGTTGTCGTCGCCCGTGCGCTGCAGGAACCCCGAGTCGGTGAGGAAGCCCACCGCCTTGCCGACGATGCCGGTGGTCGACCCCGCGAGCCGACGCGCGTCCTTGGTGGCGCCGGTGGAACTGCGTCGCGCCCAGATCCGCCAGGCCGCCTCCAGCCCCGGTGCGTCGCTGGCCGGGTCGGTGTTCTCCCCCTGTTCCTCGGCCCGTTCCTCCAGCCGCCGGCAGGCCTGCCGTACGAAGGCGTCGACCCCGTTGACCGACACCCGCCCTATGTACCCGTCGTCCGCGAGGTCCTCGGGCCGCGGAAAAGCCATGGCGGCAACCGCGAGATGAGCGAGCCCATGCAGAAACCGGTCCACCGAGTCCGCCGAGGTCCGCCGTGCGTAGTCCCCCATCCGCACGGCGAACACGGAGTCCTCGGCGGCGGTCACAGCCATGCCCGCCCGTGGCGACACCTCCAGCACGACCAGCCCGAGCCCGGTGGCCACGGCATCGGCGAGCCGGGCGAAAGCGGGGTCCTCGCGGTAGCGGCGCAGCAATTCGCCGTATTCCTGGTCACGGGCAGGCTGAAGCTTGGGCTGAAGCCCAAAGGCGACGAGCCGAGCGGCATCGGCGGCGTCGGCGGGAGTGAGGGCAGCAGCCACGGGAGCAACTGCGGCTTCCGGCTCACTCCACTCGACGTGCTCGCTCACGGCAGAAACTCCTTGATGTGAAAACAGGGGGTACGGGCAGCAAGGCCAGGGGCGCGGGGCTGTGACATCTGCGGCTCCGCCGCGTGGGCGCGACCAGCCACTGACGGCTCGCAGCCAACAACGATCCCGCAGCTCAACGGTGCTCTCATGCCGCCTCCGTACGGTCCGCCGCCATCCCCACCGCATCCAGGAGAGCCGTCCCCACGATCAAATCGGCCCCACCGAACTCCGGATCGTCCAGCTCCGTCCCGTCATCCACAGCGAAGAGCAACTTCTCCTCCCCCTGCCGATAAGCCGTACCAACCGGCGGACTGGCCGCATGCACAGCCAAGAGGGCAACCAGATAAGGCAGTTCGGGATCGGACCGCCGCGCCTCCGCCAACAACCCCGACAACCGCCGAGGCGCATCCGCAGGCAGATCCAGCAGCTCCTTGGCCACAGCGAGCTGCTCCTCACTGAACCGGCTGTCATCCGGCGTGGCGATCAGATCCGGCTCCGGCATCTCCGCCCCGAGATGCTCCCGCTCCACCGGCGGCGTGAACAGCAACTCGACAAGGTCCCCGACCCGCACGGACCCCGGCGTACGCAACCCGGTCCCGCGAGAGAAGAACGCGTCGGTCACCCGCCGAGCCTGCTCCACCGGCAACGGCAGCAGCGGCGCGATCAGATGCCCGTAGAGATCTATCCCCGACGTCGTCATCGGCGTGGCGAAGGCCTGCCGATCCTGCTCGGCGCGGAACAGCGGCCCCGCCTCCAGCAGCCGCGACTGCAACTGCGTGTGGCGCCGGATGCAGTCCTTGACGATGTCCACCAGCTCGGCGGCGCGCCGCTTCTGCTCCGGGTCCTCGGACTCGTCCCGGGCCCTACGAATATTCGTGAGGATCGCGTTCTCGTGGCGATACCGGTCGGCGACATGGTCGAGTGCCTCGGCGATCATGTCGGGCACGGCCTGGAGCCAGTCCACCGCGCGGACATTGCGCCGGGTGGCGTCCAGCGCCTTGCGCAGCGTCTCCGAGTACTGCACGGTCCGGTATCGCGCCTGCTCGGCGGCGAGCTGGGCGTCGGCGAGCCGACCCCGGCTGATCAGCACCTCCAGCTTGACCTCGGCGGCGATCTGGGCGCTGGTGACATCGGTGTCGAGGGCGCCCACGAGGACGTTGACGGCCTCGTCGGTCGTACGGAGGTAGACGCCGCCCCCGTATCCGGGGACCTCTTCGATCAGCTTGAAGTCGTAGTCGCGGCGCACATAGGTGCCGTCCGGCGCGAACGTCCCGTACACGGCCCGGAAGCCGCGGTCGACGCTGCCGACGTTGATCAGGTTCTCCAGGACCCAGCGGGCCACCCGCTCGTGCTCCTCGAGGGGCCGCCGCGGGGCCTGGGCGGCGATGCGCGGGATGAGCCGGGCGACGATCTGGTCGTGGTCGGCGCCCGTGTCGAAGTCCATGTTCAGTGTGACCAGGTCGATGGCGGCGAGGGCGACCTCGGCCATCCCGTACACCGAGTACTCACCCGCGAGGTTCGCCTTGCGGGCGTCCAGGTCGTGCAGCGGCGCGGTGCAGGCGAGCGCGCGCAGCCGCCGCGCCAGTCCCTCGTCGGCGGCCGGGCCCAACGCGGGGCGCGGCCCCGCGCTGAACTGGGGCGGAACACTGTCCGTCGATTCGGGTGAAGTCACGGTGCACAGATTAGGTGCTGGGTCTGACAACGACCCAAATCGTGCCGCCGCGCCAGGCGGGGACCGCGCGAGGCCAGGGCCTCCGTCTCAGGGGACGTCGGCGACCCGGCGCCCGTACACCTCCACCAACCCCTTCAGCGAGTCGTCGAGATAGGCCGCCAGCATCTCCTCGGCCTCGTCGCGCTCACCCTTCTGCAGCCTCTGGAGGATCAGTAGATTTCGCGCCAGATACGGCTCGTACAGTTTGCGCGGATTGTCCACCACATGGAACGCCAGCCGGAGTTCGGCGAAGACGCTGCGCATCAGTTCGTCGGTACGGGCGCTGCCGGCCAGGGCGACGAGTTCGCGGTGGAAGTGGATGTTGGCGGTGGAGACGCCTTTCCAGTCATTCTCGTGCGCCGCCCGCTGCCCCTCCTGGACGGCTTCGGCGAGCCCGTCGAGACCGTACGGCGGCGATCCGAGCCCACGCACGACGGCGCACTCGACGAGGCGGCGGGTGCGGTAGATGTCCTCGACGTCCTCGACGGTGAGCACGCGTACGAAGACCCCGCGGTTGAGCTCGTGCACGAGCAGGCGTTCGTGGGTGAGCAGGCGGAACGCCTCGCGGAGGGTGTTGCGGGAGACACCGAGGGCGCCACCGATGCTGTCCTCGGACAGCCGTGTGCCGGGCGGGAAGAAGCCCTCGGCGATCCGGCTCCGGAGGATGTCCGAAACCCGCTCGGCGGTGCTGGTGCGCCCGAGGAGGGCTCGATCGTCGGCAAGATCCGTCAATTCGGCGGCCATGCCCGGAATTCAACCGCAGACACAAGAACGAAACAACATGGGTATTGAGGGATCGTTCAACAATCCTCTACCTTGCTGGACAGCACGGCACGGCTCAGTCCTCAAGCACCCTCCGTCCCTCACTGCGAGGTGCCCATGAGCACGACCCCTCCCTCCCCCGCCACGACGACCACAGCCCTGCCCAAGTCGGGCGAACAGGCCCCGGACGGCGGCGCGTTCGGCTGGCTGCGCGCACTCGGGCCGCAGGGCCGCCGCGCGTTCGGCGGCGCGTTCGGCGGCTATGCCCTCGACTCGTACGACTACTTCACGCTGCCGTTGAGCATGGTCGCGCTGGCGGCCTACTTCGGCCTGGACAGCGGCCAGACGGGCCTGTTCACCACGGTCACGCTGGTCGTCTCGGCGATCGGTGGCGCCGCCGCGGGGGTGCTCGCGGACCGGATCGGGCGGGTGAAGGCGCTGATGATCACCGTGGCCACGTACGCGGTCTTCACGGTGGCCTGCGGCTTCGCGCCCAACTACGAGACGCTGCTGGTGTTCCGGGCCCTTCAGGGTCTGGGCTTCGGCGGTGAGTGGGCGGTCGGCGCGATCCTGGTCGCCGAGTACGCGAGCGCCAAACACCGGGGGCGCACGCTCGGCGCGATCCAGAGTTCCTGGGCCGTCGGCTGGGCGCTGGCCGCGATCGTCTACACCGTCGTGTTCTCCCTCGCCGACGAGGACCTCGCCTGGCGCATCATGTTCTGGACCGGCGCCCTGCCCGCGCTGCTCGTCGTCTGGGTGCGCCGTCAGGTCAAGGACGCCCCGGAGGCGGCCGCCGCCCGCGAGAAGAGCACCGAGAAGGGCTCTTTCGCCGCGATCTTCCGGCCCGCCACGGCCACCGCTCCCGGTCTGCTGCGCACGACCGTGTTCGCCGTGCTGCTCTCCACCGGCGTCCAGGGCGGCTACTACACGCTGGCGACCTGGGTGCCGACGTACCTGAAGACCGAGCGCGACCTGTCCGTCGTCGGCACCGGCGGCTACCTCACGTTCCTGATCTCCGGTGCCTTCATCGGCTACCTCACCGGCGGTTATCTCACCGACCGGCTGGGCCGCAGGCGCAACATCTGGCTCTTCGCGATGCTCTCGGCGATCTGCATCCTGGCGTACGCGAACATCCCCAGCGGCGCCAACACCCTTCTCCTGGTGCTCGGTTTCCCGCTCGGGTTCTGTATGTCGGCGATCTTCAGTGGCTTCGGCTCGTTCCTGAGCGAGCTGTATCCGTCGGCCGTACGCGGCACCGGGCAGGGCTTCACATACAACACCGGGCGCGCGGTGGGCGCCGTCTTCCCGACGACGGTCGGTTTCCTCGCGGACAGCTGGGGCGTGGGCGGCGCGCTGGTCTTCGGCGCGATCGGTTACGGCCTCGCGGCGGTGGCGCTGCTCGGTCTTCCGGAGACGCGCGGAAAGGAGCTCGTGTGAACCACGTGACCACCACCCAGGACCGTCCCTCTGCCCTCGTCCATGACCGTCCCTTGACCCTCGTCGACCCGCACGCGCACGCGTGGACCCCCGACAAGGCTCGCGCCCGGTTCCGCTCGGGGGTGTCGGGTCCCACCGCCGGGGTCGCAGCCGGCCGCACCCAGGCGAACCTGATCTCGGTACCGGCCGACTGGGCCTACGACATGCTGCTGTTCTGCCAGCGCAACCCGAAGCCGTGCCCGGTGCTCGACGTCACGGACGCCGGTTCGTGGACGACTCCGCTGGCGGAGGGCGCGGACCTGCGCACCGATCTGCCGCGCTACCGCGTCTGGGAGCACGGCGAGTTGGTGGCCGAGCCCACCGACGTGGTCGATGTCTGGCGGGACGACCTGGTGTCGTTCCTGATCGGCTGCAGCTTCACCTTCGAGTGGGCGCTCAGCGAGGCGGGTGTCCCGATGCGCCACATCGAGCAGGGCCGCAATGTCCCCATGTACGTCACCGGCCGCCAGTGCCGCCCCGCAGGGCGGTTGCGCGGCCCCATGGTGGTGTCGATGCGCCCGGTGCCGCCCGCGCATCTGGCCGCCGCGATCCGGGAGAGCAGCCTGCTCCCCGCCGTGCACGGCGGCCCGGTGCACTGCGGCGAGGCGGCGGGCCTCGGCATCGCGGACATGTCCCGCCCGGACTTCGGCGACCCGGTGGAGGCCGAGCCGGACGACATCCCGGTGTTCTGGGCCTGCGGGGTCACCCCACAGGCCGCGGTGATGGCCTCGCGCCCGCCGTTCGCGATCACCCACGCACCGGGCCAGATGTTCGTGACCGACGCCCGTGACGAGCAGTACCGCGTGGCCTGACCGGCGGAAAGCCCGCCGGGGATGACCAGCAGAATGGGAACCATGATCTCCATCGATCTCAACGCCGACCTCGGCGAGGGCTTCGGCCGCTGGCAGCTGACCGACGACGAGCAACTGCTGTCCGTCGTCACCAGCGCCAACGTGGCCTGCGGCTTCCACGCCGGGGACGCGGCCACCATGCGGAAGGTGTGCGAGTTGGCGGCCGAGCGCGGCGTACGGGTCGGTGCCCAGGTGTCGTACCGCGATCTGGCGGGGTTCGGGCGGCGCGCGATGGACGTGCCTCCCGACGAACTGACGGCCGAGGTGGCGTACCAGATCGGCGCCCTGGAGGTCTTCGCGCGCGCGGCGGGCACGCGCGTGTCGTACGTGAAGCCGCACGGTGCGCTCTACAACCGTGTCGTGCACGACGAGGAGCAGGCGGCGGCGGTGGTCGACGGAGTGGTCCTCGCCGACGCCACGCTGCCCGTTCTCGGCCTGCCCGGCTCTCGCTTTCTCAAGGTGGCCGAGCGGGCCGGGCTGCCTGCCGTCACGGAGGCGTTCGCGGACCGCGCGTACACGGACCAGGGCACCCTGGTTCCGCGCGGTCAGGGCGGTGCCGTGATCACCGACGCCGACGCGGTGGTCGAGCGGTCCGTCGACCTGGCCCGCACCGGCACGGTCGTCTCCCACTCCGGGGAGCGCATCCCCGTCCGCGCGCGCTCCCTGTGCCTGCACGGCGACACACCGGGCGCGGTGGAGCTGGCCCGTCGGGTGCGGGCCGAGCTGGCGGCCTCGGGCGTACCCGTGGAGGCGTTCGCATGAGGGCGCTGCCGGTCGGGGACCGCGCGCTGCTGATCGAGGTGGCCACGGGCGAGGAGGCCGAGGCCCTGCACGCCGAGCTCCTGCGCCGCCGCGCGACGGGTGAGCTCTCGGTGGCCGAGATGGTCCCCGCGGCCCGTACGGTCCTTCTGGACGGCCTCGACGCCCCGTCCCGCCTCGCCGAGCGCCTCGCCTCCTGGGAGATACCGCCCGTCCCCCGGCGCGCGGAGGACGTCGTGGAGATCCCCGTACGGTACGACGGTCCCGATCTGCCGGACGTCGCCGCCCACTGGGGTGTCGACGAGGCCGAAGTGGCCCGGATCCACGCGGCGGCCGAGTTCCGGGTCGCCTTCTGCGGTTTCGCACCGGGCTTCGGCTATCTCACCGGGCTGCCCCGCGAGGTGCCGCGCCGGGCCACGCCGCGCACGGCCGTCCCGGCGGGTTCCGTCGCCCTGGCCGGCCCGTACACCGGTGTCTACCCGCGCTCCTCCCCGGGCGGCTGGCAGCTGATCGGTACGACGGACACGGTCCTGTGGGACCACGCGCGCGTGCCGGCCGCCCTGTTGGCGCCGGGCACCCGCGTCCGCTTCACACCGGTGGCGGCGGCGTGACCGACCGCGCCCTCGCCGTCGTCCGCGCCGGCGCGCTCACCACCGTCCAGGACCAGGGGCGGCCCGGCCATGCCCACCTCGGAGTGCCGCGTTCGGGCGCCCTCGACGCGCCCGCGGCCACCCTGGTGAACCGCCTGGTGGGCAACCCCACGGAGGCGGCCGTCCTGGAGACCACCCTCAACGGCTGTTCCGTACGCCCCCGCTCGACGGTCACCATGGCCGTCGCGGGCGCCCCCTGCCCCGT
Protein-coding sequences here:
- a CDS encoding GntR family transcriptional regulator, which codes for MAAELTDLADDRALLGRTSTAERVSDILRSRIAEGFFPPGTRLSEDSIGGALGVSRNTLREAFRLLTHERLLVHELNRGVFVRVLTVEDVEDIYRTRRLVECAVVRGLGSPPYGLDGLAEAVQEGQRAAHENDWKGVSTANIHFHRELVALAGSARTDELMRSVFAELRLAFHVVDNPRKLYEPYLARNLLILQRLQKGERDEAEEMLAAYLDDSLKGLVEVYGRRVADVP
- a CDS encoding MFS transporter; protein product: MSTTPPSPATTTTALPKSGEQAPDGGAFGWLRALGPQGRRAFGGAFGGYALDSYDYFTLPLSMVALAAYFGLDSGQTGLFTTVTLVVSAIGGAAAGVLADRIGRVKALMITVATYAVFTVACGFAPNYETLLVFRALQGLGFGGEWAVGAILVAEYASAKHRGRTLGAIQSSWAVGWALAAIVYTVVFSLADEDLAWRIMFWTGALPALLVVWVRRQVKDAPEAAAAREKSTEKGSFAAIFRPATATAPGLLRTTVFAVLLSTGVQGGYYTLATWVPTYLKTERDLSVVGTGGYLTFLISGAFIGYLTGGYLTDRLGRRRNIWLFAMLSAICILAYANIPSGANTLLLVLGFPLGFCMSAIFSGFGSFLSELYPSAVRGTGQGFTYNTGRAVGAVFPTTVGFLADSWGVGGALVFGAIGYGLAAVALLGLPETRGKELV
- a CDS encoding putative hydro-lyase; its protein translation is MNHVTTTQDRPSALVHDRPLTLVDPHAHAWTPDKARARFRSGVSGPTAGVAAGRTQANLISVPADWAYDMLLFCQRNPKPCPVLDVTDAGSWTTPLAEGADLRTDLPRYRVWEHGELVAEPTDVVDVWRDDLVSFLIGCSFTFEWALSEAGVPMRHIEQGRNVPMYVTGRQCRPAGRLRGPMVVSMRPVPPAHLAAAIRESSLLPAVHGGPVHCGEAAGLGIADMSRPDFGDPVEAEPDDIPVFWACGVTPQAAVMASRPPFAITHAPGQMFVTDARDEQYRVA
- a CDS encoding LamB/YcsF family protein, which codes for MISIDLNADLGEGFGRWQLTDDEQLLSVVTSANVACGFHAGDAATMRKVCELAAERGVRVGAQVSYRDLAGFGRRAMDVPPDELTAEVAYQIGALEVFARAAGTRVSYVKPHGALYNRVVHDEEQAAAVVDGVVLADATLPVLGLPGSRFLKVAERAGLPAVTEAFADRAYTDQGTLVPRGQGGAVITDADAVVERSVDLARTGTVVSHSGERIPVRARSLCLHGDTPGAVELARRVRAELAASGVPVEAFA
- a CDS encoding 5-oxoprolinase subunit B family protein, giving the protein MRALPVGDRALLIEVATGEEAEALHAELLRRRATGELSVAEMVPAARTVLLDGLDAPSRLAERLASWEIPPVPRRAEDVVEIPVRYDGPDLPDVAAHWGVDEAEVARIHAAAEFRVAFCGFAPGFGYLTGLPREVPRRATPRTAVPAGSVALAGPYTGVYPRSSPGGWQLIGTTDTVLWDHARVPAALLAPGTRVRFTPVAAA